In a single window of the Notamacropus eugenii isolate mMacEug1 chromosome 4, mMacEug1.pri_v2, whole genome shotgun sequence genome:
- the PXN gene encoding paxillin isoform X6, producing MDDLDALLADLESTTSHISKRPVFLSEETPYSYPTGNHTYQEIAVPPPVPPPPSSEALNGTVLDPLDQWQTSSPRYIPQQPPPQSPGYSSSAKNPSVPVSRDSLGSPCPRGASDEEHVYSFPNKQKSAEPSPTIMSSSLGSNLSELDRLLLELNAVQHSPASGFLSDDANQSPPLPAGLSAHYGIPENNSPLGGKATPPVKEKPKRNGARGLEDVRPSVESLLDELESSVPSPVPAITVNQGDMNNPQRVTSSQQQTRISASSATRELDELMASLSDFKVLTATSAAQPPVLMAARPPPSPPPLRKAASPCPQGSELGAALAFPEFMAQGKVGSSSPPGGTPKPGSQLDSMLGSLQSDLNKLGVATVAKGVCGACKKPIAGQVVTAMGKTWHPEHFVCTHCQEEIGSRNFFERDGQPYCEKDYHNLFSPRCFYCNGPILDKVVTALDRTWHPEHFFCAQCGAFFGPEGFHEKDGKAYCRKDYFDMFAPKCGGCARAILENYISALNTLWHPECFVCRECFTPFVNGSFFEHGGQPYCEVHYHERRGSLCSGCQKPITGRCITAMAKKFHPEHFVCAFCLKQLNKGTFKEQNDKPYCQNCFLKLFC from the exons ACGCCCTGCTCGCGGACCTGGAGTCCACCACCTCCCATATCTCCAAACGGCCTGTGTTTCTGTCTGAAGAGACCCCTTATTCCTACCCAACGGGAAACCACACGTATCAAGAGATTGCAGTGCCTCCCCCAGTTCCTCCGCCCCCCTCCAGTGAGGCGCTCAACGGCACTGTCCTTGACCCCTTGGACCAGTGGCAGACCAGCAGCCCCCGATACATCCCCCAGCAG CCTCCACCCCAGTCTCCTGGGTACAGCTCCAGTGCGAAAAATCCCAGTGTCCCTGTGTCCAGGGACAGCCTTGGGTCCCCCTGTCCCCGCGGAGCCAGCGACGAGGAGCACGTGTACAG tTTCCCCAACAAGCAGAAATCAGCTGAGCCGTCCCCCACCATCATGAGCTCCTCTCTGGGCAGTAACCTGTCAGAACTTGACCGCCTCCTCCTGGAATTGAATGCTGTCCAGCACAGCCCTGCTTCTGGCTTCTTGTCTG atGACGCTAACCAGAGCCCTCCACTGCCTGCAGGGCTGAGTGCTCACTATGGCATCCCTGAGAATAACAGCCCCTTGGGGGGAAAGGCCACCCCCCCAGTGAAAGAGAAGCCCAAACGGAATGGCGCTCGGGGGCTGGAGGATGTGAGACCCAGTGTGGAGAGCCTGTTGGATGAGCTGGAGAGCTCCGTGCCCAGCCCTGT CCCAGCCATCACTGTGAACCAGGGTGACATGAACAACCCCCAGCGTGTCACATCCAGCCAGCAGCAGACCCGCATCTCGGCTTCCTCGGCCACCAGGGAGCTGGATGAGCTGATGGCCTCCCTCTCAGACTTCAAG GTGCTGACGGCGACTTCGGCAGCCCAGCCCCCGGTCCTGATGGCAGCCCGCCCACCCCCCAGCCCTCCCCCTCTCAGGAAGGCAGCCAGCCCATGTCCTCAGGGCAGTGAGCTCGGGGCAGCCCTGGCCTTTCCTGAG TTCATGGCCCAGGGGAAGGTGGGGAGCAGTTCCCCACCTGGTGGTACCCCAAAGCCTGGAAGCCAACTGGACAGCATGTTGGGGAGCCTGCAATCAGATTTGAACAAATTGGGTGTGGCCACGGTCGCCAAAGGCGTGTGTGGGGCCTGCAAGAAGCCCATTGCTGGACAG gtGGTGACAGCGATGGGGAAGACCTGGCACCCGGAACATTTTGTCTGCACCCACTGCCAGGAAGAGATCGGCTCCCGGAACTTCTTTGAACGGGACGGGCAGCCCTACTGTGAGAAGGACTACCACAACCTCTTCTCCCCCCGATGCTTCTATTGTAATGGGCCCATCTTGGAT AAAGTGGTGACGGCCTTGGACCGAACCTGGCACCCTGAACACTTCTTCTGTGCTCAGTGTGGGGCTTTCTTTGGACCGGAAG GGTTCCATGAGAAAGATGGGAAGGCATATTGTCGAAAAGATTACTTTGACATGTTTGCCCCGAAGTGTGGAGGCTGTGCCCGGGCCATCCTCGAGAACTACATCTCTGCACTCAACACCCTGTGGCACCCTGAGTGCTTCGTGTGCCGG GAGTGCTTTACGCCCTTCGTCAATGGCAGCTTTTTCGAGCATGGCGGGCAGCCCTACTGTGAAGTGCATTATCATGAGCGTCGAGGCTCGCTCTGCTCTGGCTGCCAGAAGCCCATCACTGGCCGCTGCATCACCGCCATGGCCAAGAAGTTCCACCCCGAGCACTTTGTGTGTGCCTTCTGTCTCAAGCAGCTCAACAAGGGGACCTTCAAGGAACAGAACGACAAGCCTTACTGTCAGAACTGCTTCCTCAAACTCTTCTGTTAG
- the PXN gene encoding paxillin isoform X3 has translation MSSSLGSNLSELDRLLLELNAVQHSPASGFLSDDANQSPPLPAGLSAHYGIPENNSPLGGKATPPVKEKPKRNGARGLEDVRPSVESLLDELESSVPSPVPAITVNQGDMNNPQRVTSSQQQTRISASSATRELDELMASLSDFKTSSSVSPRSELLARSHASLEPHSTLSPSASLTPRPRQFSDDWGSASGVLCIEENGDTGRSPPVLSSDPLTAPPVEWPNSTRPGEVSDAGSTGLSFMDRCPSGTKDQGPTHRKDTARVGLGSEKRPPEAICSGSFLPKAHMRPQHYSRLWKVPVSPPGMEEVGNASKQQLWALEPSALPDSHKTASAVEGAIEPAVVAVNRQDVFPDTWGPAEEPRLQTTLAVEGLMGQVSSHPPQASVELGQESTPRRDLSAVSPSRGGWSTETSSSLTRRDEVELPMASERISTSGQIRSVIRRSRETGHAHPMSREPSPRRRLSPAVLRKTPSQDQLIAELQDRLGIRPEEEGVAAAGADPEAWLTEGVVITVQPRGRRAGGQVIEKVVFPPDSPIPLRRIMSAPVSPPPSPCQSLRHTPESGPPSPRTLPAPTSPSPMSSRLRDTPCDEEELTTALGPVPSVASVSCSLRALAAARLTVSVGCQTDEDPLFPPVQVLTATSAAQPPVLMAARPPPSPPPLRKAASPCPQGSELGAALAFPEFMAQGKVGSSSPPGGTPKPGSQLDSMLGSLQSDLNKLGVATVAKGVCGACKKPIAGQVVTAMGKTWHPEHFVCTHCQEEIGSRNFFERDGQPYCEKDYHNLFSPRCFYCNGPILDKVVTALDRTWHPEHFFCAQCGAFFGPEGFHEKDGKAYCRKDYFDMFAPKCGGCARAILENYISALNTLWHPECFVCRECFTPFVNGSFFEHGGQPYCEVHYHERRGSLCSGCQKPITGRCITAMAKKFHPEHFVCAFCLKQLNKGTFKEQNDKPYCQNCFLKLFC, from the exons ATGAGCTCCTCTCTGGGCAGTAACCTGTCAGAACTTGACCGCCTCCTCCTGGAATTGAATGCTGTCCAGCACAGCCCTGCTTCTGGCTTCTTGTCTG atGACGCTAACCAGAGCCCTCCACTGCCTGCAGGGCTGAGTGCTCACTATGGCATCCCTGAGAATAACAGCCCCTTGGGGGGAAAGGCCACCCCCCCAGTGAAAGAGAAGCCCAAACGGAATGGCGCTCGGGGGCTGGAGGATGTGAGACCCAGTGTGGAGAGCCTGTTGGATGAGCTGGAGAGCTCCGTGCCCAGCCCTGT CCCAGCCATCACTGTGAACCAGGGTGACATGAACAACCCCCAGCGTGTCACATCCAGCCAGCAGCAGACCCGCATCTCGGCTTCCTCGGCCACCAGGGAGCTGGATGAGCTGATGGCCTCCCTCTCAGACTTCAAG ACCAGCTCCTCCGTGTCCCCGAGATCAGAGCTGTTGGCCCGCTCACATGCCTCTCTAGAGCCACATAGCACTCTCTCACCTTCGGCTTCCTTGACGCCTCGACCTAGACAGTTTTCTGATGACTGGGGGAGTGCCTCTGGGGTCTTGTGCATTGAAGAGAATGGGGACACAGGGAGGAGCCCCCCAGTTCTGTCCTCAGATCCCCTCACAGCCCCTCCTGTGGAATGGCCCAATTCGACCAGGCCTGGAGAGGTGTCTGATGCTGGCAGCACTGGGCTATCCTTCATGGATAGGTGTCCCTCTGGGACAAAGGACCAGGGCCCAACTCATAGGAAGGACACAGCCAGAGTGGGTCTCGGCAGTGAGAAGAGGCCTCCCGAGGCTATTTGTTCTGGCTCCTTCTTGCCTAAAGCACACATGAGGCCTCAGCATTACAGCCGCTTGTGGAAGGTGCCTGTCAGCCCTCCTGGTATGGAGGAGGTGGGCAACGCTTCAAAGCAACAGCTGTGGGCTTTGGAGCCCTCAGCCCTCCCGGATTCACACAAAACTGCTTCTGCTGTGGAAGGAGCCATTGAACCAGCTGTTGTTGCTGTGAACCGACAGGATGTCTTCCCAGACACCTGGGGCCCTGCAGAGGAACCCAGACTGCAGACGACCTTGGCTGTGGAAGGGCTGATGGGTCAGGTCAGCAGCCACCCCCCACAGGCCTCAGTGGAGCTGGGCCAAGAGAGCACTCCCAGGAGAGACCTGTCTGCTGTGAGCCCCTCAAGAGGAGGCTGGAGCACAGAAACCTCAAGCAGCTTAACCAGGAGGGATGAGGTGGAGCTGCCCATGGCCTCGGAGAGGATTTCCACCTCTGGCCAG ATCCGCTCCGTGATCAGGAGGAGCCGGGAGACAGGCCACGCACACCCCATGTCACGGGAACCCTCCCCGCGTCGGCGCCTGAGCCCCGCCGTCCTCCGCAAGACCCCATCTCAGGACCAGCTCATTGCTGAGTTGCAGGACCGTTTGGGCATCAGGCCAGAGGAGGAGGGGGTGGCCGCAGCAGGGGCCGACCCGGAGGCCTGGCTGACCGAGGGGGTTGTCATCACTGTGCAGCCTCGAGGGAGGAGGGCCGGGGGGCAGGTCATAGAGAAG gtTGTCTTTCCTCCTGACTCTCCCATTCCCCTGAGAAGAATCATGTCAGCTcctgtctctcctcctccttctccttgccaGTCTCTCAGACACACTCCTGAGAGTGGCCCTCCTTCTCCCCGGACACTGCCAGCCCCAACCTCCCCTTCCCCTATGTCTTCGAGGCTCAGGGATACCCCCTGTGATGAAGAGGAGCTCACAACCGCCCTGGGCCCTGTGCCCAGCGTGGCCTCTGTCTCCTGCTCGCTCCGCGCCCTGGCTGCTGCTCGCCTCACTGTGTCTGTTGGCTGTCAGACCGATGAGGACCCACTCTTCCCCCCAGTTCAG GTGCTGACGGCGACTTCGGCAGCCCAGCCCCCGGTCCTGATGGCAGCCCGCCCACCCCCCAGCCCTCCCCCTCTCAGGAAGGCAGCCAGCCCATGTCCTCAGGGCAGTGAGCTCGGGGCAGCCCTGGCCTTTCCTGAG TTCATGGCCCAGGGGAAGGTGGGGAGCAGTTCCCCACCTGGTGGTACCCCAAAGCCTGGAAGCCAACTGGACAGCATGTTGGGGAGCCTGCAATCAGATTTGAACAAATTGGGTGTGGCCACGGTCGCCAAAGGCGTGTGTGGGGCCTGCAAGAAGCCCATTGCTGGACAG gtGGTGACAGCGATGGGGAAGACCTGGCACCCGGAACATTTTGTCTGCACCCACTGCCAGGAAGAGATCGGCTCCCGGAACTTCTTTGAACGGGACGGGCAGCCCTACTGTGAGAAGGACTACCACAACCTCTTCTCCCCCCGATGCTTCTATTGTAATGGGCCCATCTTGGAT AAAGTGGTGACGGCCTTGGACCGAACCTGGCACCCTGAACACTTCTTCTGTGCTCAGTGTGGGGCTTTCTTTGGACCGGAAG GGTTCCATGAGAAAGATGGGAAGGCATATTGTCGAAAAGATTACTTTGACATGTTTGCCCCGAAGTGTGGAGGCTGTGCCCGGGCCATCCTCGAGAACTACATCTCTGCACTCAACACCCTGTGGCACCCTGAGTGCTTCGTGTGCCGG GAGTGCTTTACGCCCTTCGTCAATGGCAGCTTTTTCGAGCATGGCGGGCAGCCCTACTGTGAAGTGCATTATCATGAGCGTCGAGGCTCGCTCTGCTCTGGCTGCCAGAAGCCCATCACTGGCCGCTGCATCACCGCCATGGCCAAGAAGTTCCACCCCGAGCACTTTGTGTGTGCCTTCTGTCTCAAGCAGCTCAACAAGGGGACCTTCAAGGAACAGAACGACAAGCCTTACTGTCAGAACTGCTTCCTCAAACTCTTCTGTTAG
- the PXN gene encoding paxillin isoform X7, whose protein sequence is MDDLDALLADLESTTSHISKRPVFLSEETPYSYPTGNHTYQEIAVPPPVPPPPSSEALNGTVLDPLDQWQTSSPRYIPQQPPPQSPGYSSSAKNPSVPVSRDSLGSPCPRGASDEEHVYSFPNKQKSAEPSPTIMSSSLGSNLSELDRLLLELNAVQHSPASGFLSDDANQSPPLPAGLSAHYGIPENNSPLGGKATPPVKEKPKRNGARGLEDVRPSVESLLDELESSVPSPVPAITVNQGDMNNPQRVTSSQQQTRISASSATRELDELMASLSDFKFMAQGKVGSSSPPGGTPKPGSQLDSMLGSLQSDLNKLGVATVAKGVCGACKKPIAGQVVTAMGKTWHPEHFVCTHCQEEIGSRNFFERDGQPYCEKDYHNLFSPRCFYCNGPILDKVVTALDRTWHPEHFFCAQCGAFFGPEGFHEKDGKAYCRKDYFDMFAPKCGGCARAILENYISALNTLWHPECFVCRECFTPFVNGSFFEHGGQPYCEVHYHERRGSLCSGCQKPITGRCITAMAKKFHPEHFVCAFCLKQLNKGTFKEQNDKPYCQNCFLKLFC, encoded by the exons ACGCCCTGCTCGCGGACCTGGAGTCCACCACCTCCCATATCTCCAAACGGCCTGTGTTTCTGTCTGAAGAGACCCCTTATTCCTACCCAACGGGAAACCACACGTATCAAGAGATTGCAGTGCCTCCCCCAGTTCCTCCGCCCCCCTCCAGTGAGGCGCTCAACGGCACTGTCCTTGACCCCTTGGACCAGTGGCAGACCAGCAGCCCCCGATACATCCCCCAGCAG CCTCCACCCCAGTCTCCTGGGTACAGCTCCAGTGCGAAAAATCCCAGTGTCCCTGTGTCCAGGGACAGCCTTGGGTCCCCCTGTCCCCGCGGAGCCAGCGACGAGGAGCACGTGTACAG tTTCCCCAACAAGCAGAAATCAGCTGAGCCGTCCCCCACCATCATGAGCTCCTCTCTGGGCAGTAACCTGTCAGAACTTGACCGCCTCCTCCTGGAATTGAATGCTGTCCAGCACAGCCCTGCTTCTGGCTTCTTGTCTG atGACGCTAACCAGAGCCCTCCACTGCCTGCAGGGCTGAGTGCTCACTATGGCATCCCTGAGAATAACAGCCCCTTGGGGGGAAAGGCCACCCCCCCAGTGAAAGAGAAGCCCAAACGGAATGGCGCTCGGGGGCTGGAGGATGTGAGACCCAGTGTGGAGAGCCTGTTGGATGAGCTGGAGAGCTCCGTGCCCAGCCCTGT CCCAGCCATCACTGTGAACCAGGGTGACATGAACAACCCCCAGCGTGTCACATCCAGCCAGCAGCAGACCCGCATCTCGGCTTCCTCGGCCACCAGGGAGCTGGATGAGCTGATGGCCTCCCTCTCAGACTTCAAG TTCATGGCCCAGGGGAAGGTGGGGAGCAGTTCCCCACCTGGTGGTACCCCAAAGCCTGGAAGCCAACTGGACAGCATGTTGGGGAGCCTGCAATCAGATTTGAACAAATTGGGTGTGGCCACGGTCGCCAAAGGCGTGTGTGGGGCCTGCAAGAAGCCCATTGCTGGACAG gtGGTGACAGCGATGGGGAAGACCTGGCACCCGGAACATTTTGTCTGCACCCACTGCCAGGAAGAGATCGGCTCCCGGAACTTCTTTGAACGGGACGGGCAGCCCTACTGTGAGAAGGACTACCACAACCTCTTCTCCCCCCGATGCTTCTATTGTAATGGGCCCATCTTGGAT AAAGTGGTGACGGCCTTGGACCGAACCTGGCACCCTGAACACTTCTTCTGTGCTCAGTGTGGGGCTTTCTTTGGACCGGAAG GGTTCCATGAGAAAGATGGGAAGGCATATTGTCGAAAAGATTACTTTGACATGTTTGCCCCGAAGTGTGGAGGCTGTGCCCGGGCCATCCTCGAGAACTACATCTCTGCACTCAACACCCTGTGGCACCCTGAGTGCTTCGTGTGCCGG GAGTGCTTTACGCCCTTCGTCAATGGCAGCTTTTTCGAGCATGGCGGGCAGCCCTACTGTGAAGTGCATTATCATGAGCGTCGAGGCTCGCTCTGCTCTGGCTGCCAGAAGCCCATCACTGGCCGCTGCATCACCGCCATGGCCAAGAAGTTCCACCCCGAGCACTTTGTGTGTGCCTTCTGTCTCAAGCAGCTCAACAAGGGGACCTTCAAGGAACAGAACGACAAGCCTTACTGTCAGAACTGCTTCCTCAAACTCTTCTGTTAG